The following are encoded together in the Cynocephalus volans isolate mCynVol1 chromosome 4, mCynVol1.pri, whole genome shotgun sequence genome:
- the LOC134376190 gene encoding tripartite motif-containing protein 64C-like encodes MDSDTLQAFQSELTCSICINYFIDPVTINCGHSFCRPCLYLCWEEAQTSMCCPECREISEKPDFKTNIALKRLASLARQARPCHVDSSKDQICVAHKEAKGLFCEVDRNLLCGPCSESLEHRAHSHSSIECAAEEYRVEKFLKKMDTLRKMTQEMQNHLNQETSKIHSLAHYVALRKVTIKIQCQKIHLFLHEEEQLHLETIDRDAAETFQQLRSSEVRMTQQKEHLEEMHRELAETCQKPAAELLQVRGRISAKSTSVLVHTPQPLHPEISVGPITGLMDGLNHFQGTAASGQQKLAGPEVPLHLPSLAELAPGVGSLSLLSHSQRQGPDRARSPALPAFSSLAGLGCGNPKSLKSLPTAGLAWVGSPTPPAFSGLAGTGHVGPEALKFFYALGSNLNWGPAVRGSCPLQRRYQVPCHCSSIAASWLLCGRQQHQEPTTLPS; translated from the exons atGGATTCAGATACCTTGCAAGCCTTCCAGAGTGAGCTCACATGCTCCATCTGCATAAACTACTTCATAGACCCTGTCACCATCAACTGTGGTCACAGCTTTTGCAGGCCCTGCCTATACCTCTGCTGGGAGGAAGCCCAAACGTCAATGTGCTGCCCTGAGTGCAGGGAAATATCAGAGAAGCCAGACTTCAAAACCAATATTGCACTCAAGAGGCTGGCTTCACTTGCTAGACAAGCCAGGCCTTGTCACGTTGACAGCTCTAAGGACCAGATCTGTGTGGCACACAAGGAGGCAAAGGGGCTCTTCTGTGAAGTGGACAGAAACCTGCTCTGTGGACCCTGCTCTGAATCACTGGAGCACAGGGCTCACAGCCACAGTTCGATAGAATGTGCTGCGGAGGAATACCGG GTG gagaaatttctaaagaaaatggaCACCTTACGGAAAATGACTCAGGAAATGCAAAACCATCTAAATCAGGAAACTAGTAAAATCCATTCATTAGCG CACTATGTGGCTTTACGGAAGGTGACGATCAAAATTCAATGTCAGAAGATACATCTGTTTCTCCACGAGGAGGAGCAACTCCATCTAGAGACAATAGACAGAGACGCAGCGGAGACTTTCCAGCAACTCAGGAGCAGTGAAGTCAGGATGACCCAACAGAAAGAACACCTAGAAGAAATGCACAGAGAGCTGGCTGAGACGTGCCAGAAGCCTGCCGCGGAGCTGCTCCAGGTGAGGGGGAGG ATTTCAGCGAA GAGTACATCAGTGCTGGTGCACACGCCCCAACCTTTGCATCCAGAGATCAGTGTGGGGCCTATCACTGGACTGATGGACGGGCTCAACCACTTCCAAG GAACTGCCGCTTCTGGGCAGCAGAAACTAGCTGGGCCTGAAGTTCCGCTCCATCTGCCCTCTCTGGCTGAGCTGGCTCCAGGTGTGGGGTCTCTGAGCCTCTTAAGTCACTCCCAGAGGCAGGGACCAGACAGGGCCAGAAGTCCTgctctgcctgccttctccagcttggctggcttggggtgtgggaacCCAAagtctcttaagtctctccctACAGCAGGACTGGCCTGGgttggaagtcccaccccacctgccttctctggcctggcAGGCACAGGGCACGTGGGCCCAGAAGCTTTAAAGTTTTTCTATGCATTGGGGAGCAATCTGAACTGGGGTCCTGCGGTGCGTGGCTCCTGTCCACTCCAGCGCAGATATCAGGTACCCTGTCactgctcctcaatagctgcaagTTGGTTACTCTGTGGGAGACAGCAACATCAGGAaccgactactctgccatcttga